The Niallia circulans nucleotide sequence GGAGCAGGAGAAAGGTGAATTCCCTTATAAAGGGAAAGAATGTTATGTTTTTTCAAGAACACCTAAAGAAGCAACAGAGCATGTTCAATTTGTCCAAGGAGATTTTGTTTCATTTATGCAAGACTTGAAAAGCAAACAAGGCAAAAATATTTGGATGGTTGGCGGAGGTAACATCCTGCATCCATTCTTGGAAAAGGGGTTAGTAGATGAGCTGATTGTTACCGTTGCTCCTGTTGTCATTGGCGATGGAATTCCCCTATTTAAAGCTGGGGACTACAAGCTAAATCTTCAGTTAAAAAGCGCGAAAACATTTAATCAATTCGTCGAGCTCCAATAT carries:
- a CDS encoding dihydrofolate reductase family protein; amino-acid sequence: MENRKLVVYIAQSLDGYIATKDDSLDWLFRVEGEGDNGYSKFYDTVDTILIGKRTYDWIMEQEKGEFPYKGKECYVFSRTPKEATEHVQFVQGDFVSFMQDLKSKQGKNIWMVGGGNILHPFLEKGLVDELIVTVAPVVIGDGIPLFKAGDYKLNLQLKSAKTFNQFVELQYEVQHV